Proteins from one Mycobacterium adipatum genomic window:
- a CDS encoding MCE family protein — MLKYRGANLVKAGIMGVVLIVLVISVGLQPEKLIQWATSVRYQALFTEAGGIAVGNDVTMSGIKIGSVTDVSLENGDALVKFTTAGKYPVGSQTTAHIRTGSLLGERVLTLESAGSGTLSQNDVIPTSRTSSPYSLTDAVSDLTINTAGTDTGQLNQSLDTLSATIDQLAPQLGPTFDGLSRLSKSINGRNEDLATLLKSASEVSVVLGERSTQLNTLILNANDLLGVLDDRRGAIVDLLASTTAVSRQLTGLVADNEAQLAPTLERLNAVTEVLEKNRDNISNALPNVKKFMLSQAETLANGPFYNAYVPNLQPAQILQPFIDYAFGFRRGVNAGQPPDNAGPRAELPLPYNGIPGGSR; from the coding sequence ATGCTCAAGTATCGCGGAGCCAATCTCGTCAAGGCCGGCATCATGGGCGTGGTCTTGATCGTGCTCGTCATCTCGGTCGGTCTGCAGCCCGAGAAGCTGATTCAGTGGGCCACCTCGGTGCGCTACCAGGCGCTGTTCACCGAGGCCGGTGGCATTGCCGTCGGCAACGACGTGACGATGTCGGGTATCAAGATCGGGTCGGTCACCGACGTGTCACTGGAGAACGGTGATGCGCTGGTCAAATTCACCACCGCCGGAAAGTACCCGGTGGGTTCACAGACCACCGCGCACATCCGGACCGGCTCCTTGCTCGGCGAGCGGGTACTGACCCTCGAATCCGCAGGCAGCGGGACACTCAGCCAGAACGACGTCATCCCGACATCGCGTACCTCCTCGCCGTATTCGCTCACCGATGCGGTCAGCGACCTGACCATCAACACGGCCGGTACCGACACAGGTCAGCTCAACCAGTCGCTGGACACCTTGTCGGCGACCATCGACCAGCTCGCCCCGCAGCTCGGGCCCACCTTCGACGGCCTGAGCAGACTGTCCAAGTCGATCAACGGACGTAACGAGGATCTGGCCACCCTGCTCAAGAGCGCGAGCGAAGTGTCGGTGGTCCTTGGCGAGCGCAGCACGCAGTTGAACACGTTGATTCTCAACGCCAACGACCTACTCGGCGTGCTCGACGACCGGCGCGGTGCCATCGTCGACCTGCTGGCCAGCACGACGGCAGTGTCCCGGCAGCTGACCGGGCTCGTTGCCGATAACGAGGCTCAGCTGGCGCCCACCCTGGAGCGGCTGAACGCGGTCACCGAGGTGCTGGAGAAGAACCGCGACAACATCTCCAACGCACTGCCCAACGTCAAGAAATTCATGCTGTCCCAGGCCGAAACCCTGGCTAACGGCCCCTTTTACAACGCCTACGTGCCCAATCTGCAGCCGGCTCAGATCCTGCAGCCCTTCATCGACTACGCGTTCGGCTTCCGGCGTGGCGTCAACGCCGGGCAGCCGCCGGACAATGCGGGTCCGCGTGCCGAGCTACCGCTGCCCTACAACGGAATTCCCGGAGGTTCGCGCTGA
- a CDS encoding MlaE family ABC transporter permease, with protein MGNVAVLKSTYPRLARTIKRPVVTLASLGDHTLFYARAVKGIPLAAMHYRREVIRLIAEISMGAGALAMIGGTLVIVGFLTLATGGTLAVQGYSSLGNIGIEALTGFLSAFINVRIAAPVIAGIGLAATFGAGVTAQLGAMRINEEIDALEAMAIRPVEYLVSTRIVAGMIAITPLYSIAVVLSFLASEFTTTVLFGQSGGLYSHYFNTFLNPIDLLWSFLQAILMALAVLFIHTYFGFFATGGPSGVGVAVGNAVRTSLVVVVSVTLLVSLAIYGSNGNFNLSG; from the coding sequence ATGGGAAACGTCGCAGTACTGAAGTCGACCTATCCGCGGCTGGCGCGCACCATCAAGCGCCCGGTCGTCACGCTGGCATCGCTGGGTGACCACACCCTGTTCTATGCCCGGGCGGTGAAGGGCATTCCGCTGGCCGCGATGCATTACCGCCGGGAGGTCATCCGGCTCATCGCCGAGATCTCGATGGGTGCCGGTGCCCTGGCGATGATCGGCGGCACCCTGGTGATTGTCGGGTTTCTGACCTTGGCCACCGGCGGCACGCTCGCCGTGCAGGGCTATTCCAGCCTGGGCAATATCGGTATCGAAGCGCTGACCGGATTTCTGTCCGCGTTCATCAACGTCCGCATCGCGGCCCCGGTGATCGCCGGGATCGGGCTGGCCGCCACGTTCGGCGCGGGTGTCACCGCGCAGCTCGGGGCGATGCGTATCAACGAGGAGATCGACGCGCTGGAGGCCATGGCGATCCGGCCGGTGGAATACCTGGTGTCCACCCGGATCGTGGCGGGCATGATCGCGATCACCCCGCTGTACTCGATCGCGGTGGTGCTCTCGTTCTTGGCCAGTGAATTCACCACAACGGTGCTCTTCGGTCAGTCCGGCGGCCTCTATTCGCACTATTTCAACACGTTTCTGAACCCGATCGACCTGTTGTGGTCGTTCCTGCAGGCGATCCTGATGGCGCTGGCGGTGCTGTTCATCCACACCTACTTCGGGTTCTTCGCGACCGGCGGACCGTCCGGGGTCGGGGTGGCGGTCGGTAACGCGGTGCGTACCTCACTGGTCGTGGTGGTGTCGGTGACCCTGTTGGTGTCGCTGGCCATCTACGGCTCCAACGGCAACTTCAACCTGTCGGGCTAG
- a CDS encoding aldehyde dehydrogenase family protein: MSTTPTITAEGGSDSAGHPADTRADRRMLIDGQLVDAARTFATVNPATGDLLGHAPDASVADAEAAVAAARRAFDSSGWATDVALRVRCLEQFHAALLANRDELAALTTAEVGATAALNQGAQLDQPIAIVEYYANLLRDYPLTEDLGNVESRGQQHHRWVEKEAGGVVAAIIAYNYPNQLALAKLAPALAAGCTVVLKAAPDTPLITLALGELIAHHTDIPAGVVNVISGADPQVGAVLTTDPDVDMVTFTGSTPTGRAIMAAASATLKKVFLELGGKSAAIVLDDADFGTAALFSAFSMVTHAGQGCALTSRLLVPRKHHDEIVELVKTNFGHVRYGDPTDPSTYMGPLISEKQRDKVDAMVQRAVAAGATLVTGGEKKGPGYFYTPTLLTDVDPDSEIAQEEVFGPVLAVIAYDDDDDAVRIANNSIYGLSGAVFGSQDRALAVARRIRTGTFSINGGNYFSPDSPFGGFKQSGIGREMGIAGLEEFLEAKTFAVPVAAE; this comes from the coding sequence ATGTCGACGACCCCCACGATCACCGCCGAGGGCGGCAGTGATTCGGCCGGCCACCCAGCGGATACGAGGGCAGATCGGCGGATGCTGATCGACGGGCAACTCGTCGATGCTGCCCGCACGTTCGCCACCGTGAACCCCGCCACCGGTGACCTGCTCGGCCACGCACCGGACGCATCGGTCGCCGATGCCGAGGCCGCGGTCGCCGCGGCGCGGCGCGCCTTCGACAGCTCGGGCTGGGCCACCGACGTGGCGCTGCGCGTGCGTTGCCTGGAGCAATTCCACGCCGCCCTGCTGGCCAACCGCGACGAGCTCGCCGCGCTCACGACCGCGGAGGTGGGCGCCACTGCGGCGCTGAACCAGGGCGCGCAGCTGGACCAGCCGATCGCGATCGTCGAGTACTACGCCAACCTGTTGCGGGACTACCCGCTGACCGAGGACCTCGGCAATGTCGAGAGCCGCGGGCAGCAGCATCATCGCTGGGTCGAGAAGGAAGCCGGCGGCGTGGTCGCCGCGATCATCGCCTACAACTATCCGAACCAGTTGGCGTTGGCGAAGTTGGCGCCCGCACTTGCCGCCGGCTGCACCGTGGTGCTCAAGGCCGCGCCGGACACCCCGCTGATCACTCTCGCGCTCGGCGAGCTGATCGCCCATCACACCGACATCCCGGCCGGTGTCGTCAACGTCATCAGCGGGGCGGACCCACAGGTGGGCGCGGTGCTGACCACCGACCCGGATGTCGACATGGTGACCTTCACCGGTTCCACCCCGACGGGTCGGGCGATCATGGCCGCGGCCAGTGCCACCCTCAAAAAGGTGTTCCTCGAACTCGGAGGCAAGTCCGCGGCGATCGTCCTCGACGACGCCGACTTCGGCACCGCCGCCCTGTTCTCGGCGTTCAGTATGGTCACCCATGCCGGGCAGGGATGCGCGCTGACCTCGCGACTGCTGGTGCCGCGCAAACACCACGACGAGATCGTCGAACTCGTGAAGACGAACTTCGGCCATGTGCGGTACGGGGATCCGACCGACCCGTCCACCTATATGGGTCCGCTGATCAGCGAGAAGCAACGCGACAAGGTCGACGCGATGGTTCAGCGGGCCGTCGCCGCCGGGGCAACACTGGTCACCGGCGGCGAGAAGAAGGGTCCGGGCTACTTCTACACGCCGACCCTGCTGACCGACGTCGACCCCGACAGCGAGATCGCCCAGGAGGAGGTGTTCGGTCCGGTTCTCGCGGTCATCGCCTATGACGATGACGACGACGCGGTGCGGATCGCCAACAACTCCATCTATGGACTGTCCGGCGCGGTGTTCGGCAGCCAGGACCGTGCGCTGGCGGTCGCGCGGCGCATCCGTACCGGCACGTTCTCCATCAACGGGGGTAACTACTTCAGCCCGGACAGCCCCTTCGGTGGGTTCAAGCAATCCGGCATCGGACGCGAGATGGGTATCGCCGGACTCGAAGAGTTCCTGGAAGCCAAGACATTCGCGGTGCCGGTGGCCGCGGAATGA
- a CDS encoding CaiB/BaiF CoA transferase family protein → MSKPLDGIRVLEVAMYGFVPSAGAVLAEWGADVVKVEHAVTGDPQRGLRQTGLLRVEGDPNPNIEHANRGKRSIGLDMSVPEGREVLLELARRADVFLTSFLPGHREKFGIDVEDVRAVNPNIIYARGSALGPRGEEAVKGGYDMTAFWCRAGTAATITPPGTPGMVGPPGPAYGDTISGTNLAGGIAAALLKRERTGEPSVVDVSLLGSGLWSLGHTVALTNHLNQRMEAFPPGTQGSPLNPLVGLYPTADDRYISFVMMQPTKFWADVCRHMELDELIDDPRFATAESIGENTAAANEILTQAMQKRTLPEWSERFATLAGPWAPVQDTLQAAKDAQIRSNEYIVQAGDLELVANPVQFDVTAPSTGGAPGFAEQTDEILLELGLDWDRIIELKTAGAVT, encoded by the coding sequence ATGAGTAAACCGCTGGACGGGATCCGGGTGCTGGAGGTCGCCATGTACGGCTTCGTGCCGTCGGCCGGCGCCGTGCTCGCCGAATGGGGTGCCGATGTGGTCAAGGTCGAGCACGCGGTGACCGGCGATCCGCAGCGTGGGCTGCGTCAGACCGGTCTGCTGCGGGTCGAAGGCGATCCCAACCCGAATATCGAACATGCCAACCGCGGCAAGCGGAGCATCGGTCTGGACATGTCGGTGCCCGAGGGGCGCGAAGTTCTCCTCGAACTCGCCCGCCGCGCCGACGTTTTCCTCACCAGCTTCCTGCCCGGGCACCGGGAGAAGTTCGGCATCGACGTCGAGGATGTCCGCGCGGTGAACCCGAACATCATCTACGCCAGGGGGAGTGCGCTGGGGCCGCGGGGCGAGGAAGCGGTCAAGGGCGGGTACGACATGACGGCGTTCTGGTGCCGCGCCGGCACCGCCGCGACCATCACGCCGCCCGGCACCCCGGGCATGGTCGGGCCCCCAGGACCCGCCTACGGGGACACCATCTCCGGGACGAACCTGGCCGGCGGCATCGCCGCGGCGCTGCTCAAGCGGGAGCGCACCGGGGAGCCGTCGGTGGTGGATGTCTCCCTGCTCGGCAGTGGGCTGTGGTCGCTGGGCCACACCGTGGCGCTGACCAACCACCTCAATCAGCGGATGGAGGCCTTCCCGCCGGGAACACAGGGTTCCCCGCTGAACCCGCTGGTCGGGCTGTACCCGACCGCCGACGACCGCTACATCTCGTTCGTCATGATGCAGCCCACGAAGTTCTGGGCCGACGTGTGCCGGCACATGGAGCTCGACGAGCTGATCGACGATCCCCGGTTCGCCACCGCGGAGTCGATCGGCGAGAACACCGCCGCCGCCAACGAGATCCTCACGCAGGCAATGCAAAAGCGCACGCTGCCCGAGTGGAGCGAGCGCTTCGCCACCCTCGCCGGACCGTGGGCTCCGGTTCAGGACACGCTGCAGGCCGCCAAGGACGCCCAGATCCGCTCCAACGAGTACATCGTGCAGGCCGGGGATCTGGAACTGGTGGCCAACCCGGTGCAGTTCGACGTGACCGCGCCCAGCACCGGGGGAGCGCCCGGATTCGCCGAACAGACCGACGAGATCCTGCTGGAACTCGGTCTGGACTGGGACCGCATCATCGAGCTCAAAACCGCCGGCGCCGTCACCTGA
- a CDS encoding MCE family protein: MRGRRIVVAVGACVAITTSGCAFQGVNSLPLPGAVGRGSDAHVYQVEIANVATLEPNSPVMVDDVVVGSVRSLAVKNWHAVIEVSVKPDVVIPANAVASVGQTSLLGSMHVALNPPIGEAPEGQLPPGSTVALDNSSTYPSTEQTLASLAAVVNGGGLGQIGDVIHNFSAAVGGRETEIRDLITRLDTFVGVLDAQRGNIVASIESLNRLSSTFAGQRDVITRALDKIPPAMDVLIKERPRLVTALQKLGTFGATASNLANESQADLVRNLKNLEPAIKALADVGKQLPDVLEYAVHFPFTQSFIDRAIRGDYYNLFATIDLTVPRLKRSLFLGTRWGEAGLQVVPAPGDPPYLNYTYDPLKTGVEPPPAQIINPGEPPAAAPPAPPPLPTGPVLPFTPPVSTVGGPLQVATPMTGGAAPIFAGPYGPQGNAPAGGR, encoded by the coding sequence ATGAGAGGCAGACGAATAGTCGTGGCAGTCGGTGCGTGTGTGGCGATCACCACCTCCGGCTGTGCGTTCCAGGGCGTGAATTCCCTGCCGTTGCCCGGAGCGGTCGGCCGGGGATCGGATGCGCACGTCTACCAGGTCGAGATCGCCAATGTGGCGACCTTGGAGCCGAATTCGCCGGTGATGGTGGATGACGTGGTGGTGGGCAGCGTCCGCAGCCTCGCGGTGAAGAACTGGCACGCCGTGATCGAGGTGTCGGTCAAACCGGACGTGGTCATACCTGCGAACGCCGTCGCCAGTGTGGGGCAGACCAGTCTGCTCGGGTCCATGCACGTGGCGCTCAATCCGCCGATCGGTGAGGCCCCGGAAGGTCAGTTGCCGCCGGGTTCCACGGTGGCGCTCGACAATTCGTCGACCTATCCGTCGACGGAGCAGACACTGGCCTCGTTGGCTGCGGTCGTCAACGGTGGCGGGCTCGGTCAGATCGGCGATGTGATCCACAATTTCAGCGCCGCCGTCGGCGGGCGCGAGACCGAGATCCGAGACCTGATCACCCGGTTGGACACCTTCGTCGGCGTTCTCGACGCGCAACGGGGCAACATCGTGGCATCGATCGAATCTCTGAATCGGCTGTCCTCGACGTTCGCCGGTCAGCGTGATGTGATCACCCGCGCCCTGGACAAGATCCCGCCCGCGATGGACGTGCTGATCAAGGAACGGCCGCGGCTGGTGACGGCGTTGCAGAAGCTCGGCACCTTCGGTGCGACGGCGAGCAACCTCGCCAACGAATCGCAAGCCGATCTGGTGCGAAACCTCAAGAATCTGGAACCCGCGATCAAGGCGCTCGCCGATGTCGGCAAACAACTCCCCGATGTGCTGGAGTACGCGGTGCATTTTCCGTTCACCCAGAGCTTCATCGACCGGGCCATCCGCGGCGATTACTACAACCTGTTCGCCACCATCGACCTGACGGTGCCTCGGCTGAAGCGCAGTCTGTTCCTGGGTACGCGGTGGGGCGAGGCCGGCCTGCAGGTGGTACCCGCGCCCGGCGATCCGCCCTACCTGAACTACACCTATGATCCGCTCAAGACCGGCGTCGAACCGCCGCCGGCGCAGATCATCAATCCGGGCGAGCCGCCGGCCGCTGCGCCGCCGGCCCCGCCTCCGCTGCCGACGGGTCCGGTGCTGCCGTTCACCCCACCGGTGAGCACGGTGGGTGGTCCGCTGCAGGTCGCCACGCCGATGACCGGTGGCGCGGCCCCCATCTTCGCCGGACCATATGGGCCGCAAGGCAATGCACCTGCTGGAGGCCGCTGA
- a CDS encoding MCE family protein, which produces MNRRRTAILAVAAVALLVAGAGYLARELYFGPRTISALFTTATGIYPGDEVRVSGVVVGTIESIEPEGTQTRLTLKVDHGIEVPADAKAVIVAPNLVASRYVQLAPAYRSSGPTLPDDAVIPLERTAVPVEWDEVKAQLTRLATDLGPQSGVDGTSVSRFIDSAANALEGNGPKLRDTINELSGVARVLAEGSGDIVDIITNLQKFVTALKNSDQQVVAFQNRLATLTSVVNGSGDDIDAMVKELSVAITEVQRFVAGSRNQTSEQVQRLSNVTQNLVDNKINLENVLHIAPNAFLNGYNIYNPSTGSAVGQFVLNNFSDPVSFVCSAIGAIENTTAPETAKLCSQYLGPALRLVNFNHLPFPIAPYLMPSAEPQDIVYSEPGLMPGGVGGSPEAPDLPPTLSAYNGGPPPPPPFTGRPPETPPPGAQQMLPGAPPVSVLPPNVPSSLRDMLNPAGTLPGPAPDAPPPPAPETPLLPAEGMPPA; this is translated from the coding sequence ATGAACCGCAGACGTACGGCGATCCTGGCCGTCGCCGCCGTGGCACTGCTGGTGGCGGGCGCCGGGTATCTGGCCCGCGAGTTGTACTTCGGGCCGCGCACCATCTCGGCACTGTTCACCACCGCCACCGGCATCTATCCGGGCGACGAAGTGCGGGTGTCCGGTGTCGTCGTCGGCACCATCGAGTCGATCGAGCCCGAAGGTACCCAGACCAGACTCACCTTGAAGGTGGACCACGGTATCGAGGTGCCCGCCGACGCGAAGGCGGTGATCGTGGCGCCCAATTTGGTGGCGTCCCGCTATGTCCAACTGGCCCCGGCCTACCGGTCGAGCGGCCCGACGCTGCCTGATGACGCGGTGATTCCGTTGGAGCGCACCGCGGTTCCCGTCGAATGGGACGAGGTGAAGGCCCAGCTCACCCGCCTGGCGACCGACCTCGGGCCGCAGAGCGGTGTCGACGGCACCTCGGTGTCGAGGTTCATCGACAGTGCCGCAAATGCTCTGGAGGGCAACGGGCCGAAGCTGCGTGACACCATCAACGAACTGTCCGGGGTGGCGCGGGTGCTCGCCGAGGGCAGTGGCGACATCGTCGACATCATCACCAACCTGCAGAAGTTCGTCACCGCATTGAAGAACAGTGACCAGCAGGTGGTGGCATTCCAGAACCGGCTGGCCACCTTGACCAGCGTTGTGAACGGTAGCGGCGACGATATCGACGCGATGGTCAAGGAACTCTCGGTGGCCATCACCGAGGTGCAGCGCTTCGTGGCGGGTAGTCGCAACCAAACCTCAGAGCAGGTGCAGCGGTTGTCCAATGTCACCCAGAATCTGGTCGACAACAAGATCAACCTGGAGAATGTGCTGCACATCGCGCCCAACGCATTCCTCAACGGCTACAACATCTACAACCCGTCCACCGGCAGCGCCGTCGGCCAGTTCGTGCTGAACAACTTCTCCGATCCGGTGTCGTTCGTGTGTTCTGCGATCGGAGCGATCGAGAACACCACCGCGCCGGAGACCGCGAAACTGTGCTCGCAGTACCTGGGTCCGGCCCTTCGGCTGGTGAACTTCAACCATCTGCCGTTCCCGATCGCGCCCTACCTGATGCCGTCCGCCGAACCGCAGGACATCGTGTACTCCGAACCCGGCTTGATGCCCGGTGGGGTGGGCGGCTCGCCGGAGGCCCCGGATCTGCCGCCGACCCTGTCGGCGTACAACGGTGGCCCGCCTCCGCCGCCGCCGTTCACCGGCCGGCCACCGGAGACCCCGCCGCCGGGGGCGCAACAGATGCTGCCGGGCGCTCCGCCGGTGTCGGTGCTGCCGCCCAACGTGCCGTCGTCGCTGCGCGACATGCTCAATCCGGCAGGGACATTGCCGGGCCCGGCGCCCGATGCGCCGCCGCCACCGGCGCCGGAGACACCGTTGCTGCCAGCGGAAGGAATGCCCCCGGCATGA
- a CDS encoding MlaE family ABC transporter permease, protein MAGKGPDRWTPGVAIARNASGPMQAVGGLFAMSADAVKYLFQRPFFWREFLEQAWFVARVSLGPTLLVAIPFTVLVSFTLNILLRELGAADLSGAGAAFGAVTQVGPMVTVLIVAGAGATAMCADLGSRTIREEIDAMEVLGINPVQRLVTPRMLASGLVAFLLNSLVVIIGILGGYFFSVFVQDVNPGAFAAGITLLTGVPEVIISCVKAGLFGLIAGLIACYRGLTISGGGAKAVGNAVNETVVYAFMALFVVNVVVTAIGIQLTDS, encoded by the coding sequence ATGGCAGGTAAGGGTCCGGACCGCTGGACACCCGGTGTCGCGATTGCGCGGAACGCCTCGGGTCCGATGCAGGCCGTAGGTGGTCTGTTCGCGATGAGCGCGGACGCGGTGAAGTATCTGTTCCAGCGCCCGTTCTTCTGGCGGGAGTTCCTCGAGCAGGCCTGGTTCGTGGCGCGTGTCTCGCTGGGACCCACACTGCTGGTGGCGATCCCGTTCACCGTGCTGGTCTCCTTCACACTCAACATCCTGCTGCGCGAATTGGGCGCGGCTGATCTGTCCGGCGCAGGCGCCGCATTCGGCGCCGTGACCCAGGTGGGGCCGATGGTCACCGTGCTGATCGTTGCCGGTGCCGGTGCGACGGCGATGTGTGCGGATCTGGGTTCGCGGACCATCCGCGAGGAGATCGATGCCATGGAGGTGCTGGGCATCAACCCGGTACAGCGTCTGGTGACACCTCGCATGTTGGCCTCCGGGTTGGTGGCATTCCTGCTGAACAGCCTGGTGGTCATCATTGGAATCCTGGGCGGTTACTTCTTCTCGGTGTTCGTCCAGGACGTCAACCCGGGAGCGTTCGCCGCCGGGATCACGCTGCTGACCGGTGTGCCGGAGGTGATCATCTCCTGTGTGAAGGCCGGCTTGTTCGGCCTGATCGCCGGATTGATCGCCTGTTACCGGGGTTTGACGATCAGCGGCGGCGGCGCGAAGGCCGTCGGCAACGCGGTGAACGAGACGGTGGTGTACGCATTCATGGCGCTGTTCGTGGTCAACGTGGTGGTCACCGCCATCGGTATCCAGCTGACGGACAGCTGA
- a CDS encoding MCE family protein has protein sequence MMRANGTLIKFAVFATVMAFLTAFLFMAFGQYRSGSTNGYSAVFADASRLEAGDSVRVAGVRVGTVNEVALQPDRSVVVSFDTDRAIGLTTGTKAAVRYLNLVGDRYLELIDGPGSTQPLPAGAQIPKDRTAAALDLDLLLGGLRPVIQGLNPQDVNALTTSLIQILQGQGDSLSSLMTRTSSFSNTLADNNEVIQELITNLNGVVDTLAKDGDKFSATIDRLEQVITGLSEDRDPIGEAITALDNGTSSIASLLTEARPPLKGTVDQLNRMAPLLYDGRAGFDAGLQKAPENYKKFARLGSYGSWIMYYICGLSIRVTDLQGRTAVFPMLKQESGRCGEP, from the coding sequence ATGATGCGCGCCAACGGCACTCTCATCAAGTTCGCGGTGTTCGCCACCGTGATGGCGTTCCTCACCGCGTTCCTGTTCATGGCCTTCGGCCAGTACCGCAGTGGCTCCACCAACGGCTACTCGGCGGTGTTCGCCGACGCCTCCCGCCTGGAGGCCGGTGATTCGGTCCGCGTTGCCGGCGTCCGGGTGGGCACCGTCAACGAGGTGGCGCTGCAGCCCGACCGCTCAGTGGTCGTGTCCTTCGACACCGACCGCGCGATAGGCCTGACCACTGGCACCAAGGCGGCGGTGCGCTACCTGAACCTGGTGGGGGATCGCTATCTCGAGCTCATCGACGGACCCGGATCCACCCAGCCGTTGCCGGCCGGCGCACAGATCCCCAAGGACCGCACCGCCGCAGCACTGGATCTGGATCTGCTGCTGGGCGGGCTGCGCCCGGTGATCCAGGGCCTGAATCCGCAGGATGTCAACGCGCTCACGACATCGCTGATCCAGATCCTGCAGGGTCAGGGCGACTCGCTGAGCTCGCTGATGACCAGGACGTCGTCCTTCTCGAACACGTTGGCCGACAACAACGAGGTCATCCAGGAACTCATCACCAACCTCAACGGCGTGGTGGACACCCTGGCCAAGGACGGCGACAAGTTCTCCGCGACCATCGACCGGTTGGAGCAGGTGATCACCGGACTGTCGGAGGACCGCGACCCGATCGGTGAGGCCATCACCGCATTGGACAACGGCACGTCCTCGATCGCGAGCCTGCTCACCGAGGCCCGCCCACCGCTGAAAGGCACTGTCGACCAACTCAATCGGATGGCCCCGCTGCTCTACGACGGCCGGGCAGGGTTCGATGCCGGCTTGCAGAAGGCCCCGGAGAACTACAAGAAGTTCGCGCGGCTGGGCTCTTACGGCAGCTGGATCATGTACTACATCTGCGGACTGTCGATCCGCGTCACCGACCTGCAAGGTCGTACGGCGGTCTTCCCCATGCTCAAACAAGAATCCGGAAGGTGCGGGGAGCCCTGA
- a CDS encoding MCE family protein, with protein sequence MTHTSKSALAGLVTVVVIGLIIGLSVTLFRGDFTKSETVTLISDRAGLVMNPDAKVKMRGVEVGKVAAIDALPDGRAQLKLEMNPAQLRLIPSNVTADIASSTVFGAKYVELLPPENPSAARMYAGQVLTGQRVTVEINTVFQQLTRVLDKIDPAKLNETLGAMSAAFGGRGEKMGQTLSDFEALLEKLEPSLPNMARDIENTAVVAGGYADAAPDLLRTLDNTTQISQSIIDEEQNLDAFLVSMIGLADTGNEVIGGNQPALSEVLRLLAPTTDLLNEYAPGLNCALEGMLFVKNQPPLPDPGVLVNVAFTLGIERYRYPQNLPKVAAKGGPNCMGLPYIGFGNRAKYLVTDTNANPWQYGNQGILLNSDGLKQMLFGPLDGPPRNTTQVGQPG encoded by the coding sequence ATGACGCACACAAGCAAGAGCGCCCTGGCCGGCCTGGTCACCGTAGTGGTGATCGGCCTGATCATCGGGCTGTCGGTCACCCTGTTCCGGGGGGATTTCACCAAGTCCGAGACAGTGACCCTGATCTCGGACCGCGCGGGTCTGGTGATGAACCCGGACGCCAAGGTCAAGATGCGTGGCGTCGAGGTGGGCAAGGTGGCCGCGATCGACGCGCTGCCCGACGGGCGCGCCCAGCTGAAGCTGGAGATGAACCCGGCGCAGTTGAGGCTGATCCCTTCCAACGTCACGGCCGACATCGCCTCGTCGACCGTGTTCGGTGCGAAATACGTGGAGCTGCTGCCGCCCGAGAACCCCTCCGCGGCAAGGATGTATGCCGGGCAGGTGCTGACGGGGCAGCGCGTCACCGTCGAGATCAACACCGTCTTCCAGCAGCTCACCCGGGTTCTGGACAAGATCGATCCGGCCAAGCTGAACGAAACCCTCGGCGCGATGTCGGCGGCCTTCGGCGGCCGCGGTGAGAAGATGGGGCAGACGCTCAGCGATTTCGAGGCGCTGCTGGAAAAGCTGGAGCCCAGCCTGCCCAATATGGCGCGTGATATCGAGAACACCGCCGTCGTCGCCGGTGGTTACGCCGACGCCGCGCCGGATCTGCTTCGGACGCTGGACAATACGACGCAGATCAGCCAGAGCATCATCGACGAGGAACAGAACCTCGACGCCTTCCTGGTCAGTATGATCGGGCTGGCCGACACCGGTAACGAGGTCATCGGCGGCAACCAGCCCGCACTCAGCGAGGTGCTGCGCCTGCTGGCGCCGACCACCGACCTGCTCAACGAGTACGCGCCCGGCCTGAACTGTGCGCTCGAGGGCATGTTGTTCGTCAAGAACCAGCCGCCGCTGCCCGATCCCGGGGTTCTGGTCAATGTGGCGTTCACGTTGGGAATCGAACGCTACCGCTACCCGCAGAACCTGCCGAAGGTGGCCGCCAAGGGCGGACCGAACTGCATGGGGCTGCCCTATATCGGCTTCGGCAACCGGGCGAAGTATCTGGTCACCGACACGAACGCCAACCCCTGGCAGTACGGCAACCAGGGCATCCTGCTCAACTCCGATGGACTCAAGCAGATGTTGTTCGGCCCGCTGGACGGACCGCCGCGCAACACCACACAGGTAGGACAGCCGGGATGA